The Streptomyces sp. NBC_00224 genome has a window encoding:
- a CDS encoding carbohydrate ABC transporter permease codes for MTYALDAPVATPAARVARRKALLHWIGVHALGVAAALFFVLPFVFIVLTSLMDNQQTLTRDLVPDHWQWSNYKKVFDTPGFLTWWRNTLLYAGLGTVLTVVSSVPVAYALAKFRFRGRNLSMMLVISMMMLPPQVIIIPMYLFWAKQLDLSGTLWPLIIPMAFGDAFSIFLLRQFLMTIPNEYLDAAKVDGCGELRTLLRVVLPMAKPGIAAVALFQFFYAWNDYFGPQIYASENPGAWTLSYGLESFKGAHHTDWNLTMAATVLVMAPVILVFFFAQKAFVEGVTLTGVKG; via the coding sequence ATGACGTACGCACTGGACGCCCCGGTGGCGACCCCGGCGGCCCGCGTGGCCCGCCGCAAGGCGCTCCTGCACTGGATCGGCGTGCACGCCCTCGGCGTCGCGGCGGCGCTCTTCTTCGTGCTGCCGTTCGTGTTCATCGTGCTCACCTCGCTGATGGACAACCAGCAGACGCTCACCCGCGACCTGGTCCCCGACCACTGGCAGTGGTCCAACTACAAGAAGGTGTTCGACACCCCCGGCTTCCTCACCTGGTGGCGGAACACCCTGCTCTACGCCGGGCTCGGCACCGTCCTGACGGTGGTGTCCTCCGTCCCGGTGGCCTACGCGCTCGCCAAGTTCCGCTTCCGCGGCCGCAATCTGTCGATGATGCTGGTCATCTCGATGATGATGCTGCCGCCCCAGGTGATCATCATCCCGATGTATCTGTTCTGGGCGAAGCAGCTGGACCTGTCCGGCACGCTCTGGCCGCTGATCATCCCGATGGCGTTCGGCGACGCGTTCTCCATCTTCCTGCTGCGGCAGTTCCTGATGACCATCCCCAACGAGTACCTGGACGCGGCCAAGGTCGACGGCTGCGGGGAGCTGCGGACCCTGCTGCGGGTCGTGCTGCCGATGGCCAAGCCGGGGATCGCCGCGGTCGCGCTCTTCCAGTTCTTCTACGCCTGGAACGACTACTTCGGGCCGCAGATCTACGCCTCGGAGAACCCGGGCGCCTGGACGCTGTCGTACGGCCTGGAGTCCTTCAAGGGCGCGCACCACACCGACTGGAACCTGACCATGGCCGCGACCGTACTGGTCATGGCCCCCGTGATCCTCGTGTTCTTCTTCGCACAGAAGGCGTTCGTCGAGGGTGTCACGCTCACCGGAGTGAAGGGTTAG
- a CDS encoding 6-phospho-beta-glucosidase yields the protein MKLTVVGGGSTYTPELIDGFARLRDALPIEELVLVDPAADRLELVGGLARRIFAKQGHPGRITTTSDLDAGVEGADAVLLQLRVGGQAARERDETWPLECGCVGQETTGAGGLAKALRTVPVVLDIAERVRRTNPDAWIIDFTNPVGIVTRALLQAGHKAVGLCNVAIGLQRKFAKLLQVTPSEVHLDHVGLNHLTWELGVRLGGPAGENVLPKLLADHGDAVADDLRLPRQVLDRLGVVPSYYLRYYYAHDEVVRELGTKPSRAAEVAEMERQLLKMYGDPALDEKPELLGKRGGAFYSEAAVDLAASLLGNGGSPVQVVNTYNNGTLPFLADDAVIEVQARVDASGPVPLAVPDLDPLYAGLIAHVTAYEDLALEAALRGGRDRVFRALLAHPLVGQYEYAEGLTDRLIAHNREHLAWA from the coding sequence TTGAAGCTCACCGTGGTCGGCGGAGGGTCGACCTACACCCCCGAACTCATCGACGGATTCGCCCGGTTGCGGGACGCCCTGCCCATCGAGGAACTGGTCCTGGTCGACCCGGCGGCCGACCGTCTTGAGCTGGTCGGCGGCCTGGCCCGGCGCATCTTCGCCAAGCAGGGCCACCCGGGCCGGATCACCACCACCTCCGACCTGGACGCGGGCGTGGAGGGAGCCGACGCGGTGCTGCTCCAGCTGCGCGTCGGCGGCCAGGCGGCCCGCGAGCGCGACGAGACGTGGCCGCTGGAGTGCGGCTGCGTGGGCCAGGAGACGACCGGCGCGGGCGGCCTGGCCAAGGCGCTGCGGACCGTCCCGGTGGTCCTGGACATCGCGGAGCGGGTGCGGCGCACCAACCCGGACGCCTGGATCATCGACTTCACCAACCCGGTGGGCATCGTCACGCGCGCGCTGCTCCAGGCCGGCCACAAGGCGGTCGGGCTCTGCAACGTCGCCATCGGCCTCCAGCGCAAGTTCGCGAAGCTGCTTCAGGTGACGCCTTCCGAAGTCCACTTGGACCACGTCGGCCTCAACCACCTCACCTGGGAGCTCGGGGTGCGCCTGGGCGGCCCCGCCGGGGAGAACGTGCTGCCGAAGCTGCTCGCCGACCATGGGGACGCGGTGGCGGACGACCTGCGCCTGCCCCGGCAGGTCCTCGACCGGCTGGGCGTCGTCCCTTCGTACTATCTGCGCTACTACTACGCGCACGACGAGGTCGTGCGGGAGCTGGGCACCAAGCCGTCACGGGCGGCCGAAGTCGCGGAAATGGAACGGCAGTTGCTGAAGATGTACGGGGACCCGGCGCTCGACGAGAAGCCGGAGCTGCTCGGAAAGCGCGGCGGCGCCTTCTATTCGGAGGCGGCCGTGGACCTGGCCGCCTCGCTGCTCGGCAACGGGGGCAGCCCGGTGCAGGTCGTCAACACGTACAACAACGGCACCCTGCCGTTCCTCGCGGACGACGCGGTGATCGAGGTGCAGGCGCGGGTGGACGCGAGCGGCCCGGTGCCGCTGGCCGTGCCCGACCTCGACCCGCTGTACGCGGGGCTGATCGCGCACGTCACCGCGTACGAGGACCTGGCCCTGGAGGCCGCGCTGCGCGGCGGCCGCGACCGGGTGTTCCGGGCACTGCTCGCGCATCCGCTGGTCGGCCAGTACGAGTACGCCGAGGGCCTCACCGACCGGCTGATCGCGCACAACCGGGAGCACCTCGCGTGGGCATGA
- a CDS encoding N-acetylglucosamine kinase gives MSVLAIDAGNSKTDVALIGPDGTVLGTARGGGFRPPAVGVGTAVDALAETVVRAWTAAGNTGPVAVDHVSACLANADLPVEEHQLAEALTARGWGGTVNVYNDTFAILRAGLPVGAEPRGVAVVCGAGINCVGMTPDGRTARFPALGKISGDWGGGGGLAEEALWFAARAEDGRGGPTALARALPEHFGLPSMYALIEALHLERVAPARRHELAPVLFAVAADGDPVARALVDRQAEEIVALAVVALERLDLLDEQTPVLLGGSVLAARHPQLDDGVRTLLAARAPKAVPLVVAASPVLGAGLLGLDEVAASAEVFGRLREQYT, from the coding sequence ATGAGCGTGCTGGCGATCGACGCGGGCAACAGCAAGACCGACGTCGCCCTGATCGGCCCGGACGGCACGGTCCTGGGCACCGCACGGGGCGGCGGCTTCCGGCCTCCGGCCGTGGGCGTCGGGACGGCGGTGGACGCGCTGGCGGAGACGGTCGTACGGGCGTGGACGGCGGCCGGAAACACCGGGCCGGTGGCGGTCGACCACGTCTCCGCGTGTCTGGCCAACGCCGATCTGCCCGTCGAGGAGCACCAGTTGGCCGAGGCACTGACGGCCCGCGGCTGGGGCGGCACGGTCAACGTGTACAACGACACCTTCGCGATCCTGCGGGCCGGACTGCCCGTCGGCGCCGAGCCGCGCGGGGTCGCGGTGGTGTGCGGGGCGGGGATCAACTGCGTCGGCATGACCCCGGACGGCCGCACCGCCCGCTTCCCGGCGCTCGGCAAGATCTCCGGGGACTGGGGCGGCGGCGGCGGACTCGCCGAGGAGGCCCTGTGGTTCGCCGCGCGGGCCGAGGACGGGCGGGGCGGGCCGACGGCGCTGGCGCGGGCGCTGCCGGAGCACTTCGGACTGCCGTCCATGTACGCGCTGATCGAGGCGCTCCACCTGGAGCGCGTGGCGCCCGCCCGCCGCCACGAACTGGCGCCGGTGCTCTTCGCGGTCGCGGCGGACGGGGACCCGGTGGCCCGGGCCCTGGTGGACCGCCAGGCCGAGGAGATCGTGGCGCTGGCCGTGGTCGCCCTGGAGCGCCTGGACCTGCTGGACGAACAGACGCCGGTCCTGCTCGGCGGCAGCGTCCTCGCCGCCCGCCATCCGCAACTGGACGACGGGGTACGTACGTTGCTGGCGGCCCGGGCGCCCAAGGCGGTCCCGCTGGTGGTGGCGGCCTCGCCGGTGCTGGGCGCGGGGCTGCTCGGGCTCGACGAGGTGGCGGCGTCGGCGGAGGTGTTCGGGAGGCTGCGCGAGCAGTACACATAG
- a CDS encoding glutamate ABC transporter substrate-binding protein, translating to MNRKGKLRGWGGVGGMALACAAAASLLVPLSRHGAGEDGGRVGGSAIAQGVQAKADTCKEPEASLPPSGEDGATINDIKRRGKLVVGVDQNSFRWGYRNPANGELEGFDIELVRAIAKNILGDPDAVIYRTIPTSQRIPALQKKQVDIVVRTMTINCKRIGQVAFSSAYFKAGQQVLAPKVSAITGYNDTLKGKKVCTATGSTAFDALEKNAYGAVYKNLTVPSQLDCLVRLQLGQVDAVVTDNALAAGQAAQDPTVKLQGAPFTEEYYGVATNLESTDLVRRINQVLVDYRSGGANSLWMKAYRDWLAADLPNISGPPEPKYRS from the coding sequence ATGAACAGGAAGGGCAAGCTCCGCGGGTGGGGCGGCGTCGGCGGGATGGCGCTCGCCTGTGCCGCCGCCGCTTCGCTGCTCGTTCCGCTGTCGCGGCACGGAGCGGGCGAGGACGGCGGACGCGTCGGCGGGTCCGCAATCGCGCAGGGCGTCCAGGCGAAGGCCGACACCTGCAAGGAGCCCGAGGCCAGCCTGCCGCCCTCGGGTGAAGACGGGGCGACCATCAACGACATCAAGCGGCGCGGCAAGCTCGTCGTGGGCGTCGACCAGAACAGCTTCCGCTGGGGGTACCGCAACCCGGCGAACGGGGAGCTCGAAGGGTTCGACATCGAGCTGGTGCGGGCGATCGCCAAGAACATCCTGGGCGACCCGGACGCGGTCATCTACCGCACCATCCCCACCAGCCAGCGCATCCCGGCGCTCCAGAAGAAGCAGGTCGACATCGTCGTGCGGACGATGACCATCAACTGCAAGCGGATCGGCCAGGTCGCCTTCTCCTCCGCGTACTTCAAGGCCGGGCAGCAGGTGCTCGCGCCCAAGGTTTCGGCGATCACCGGGTACAACGACACGCTCAAGGGCAAGAAGGTCTGCACGGCGACCGGCTCGACCGCGTTCGACGCGCTGGAGAAGAACGCGTACGGCGCCGTCTACAAGAACCTGACCGTGCCCAGCCAGCTGGACTGCCTGGTGCGCCTCCAGCTCGGCCAGGTCGACGCGGTGGTCACGGACAACGCGCTCGCCGCGGGCCAGGCCGCGCAGGACCCGACGGTGAAGTTGCAGGGTGCCCCCTTCACCGAGGAGTACTACGGGGTGGCCACCAACCTGGAGAGCACCGACCTGGTCCGGCGGATCAACCAGGTCCTGGTGGACTACCGCAGCGGCGGTGCGAACAGCTTGTGGATGAAGGCCTACCGCGACTGGCTCGCCGCCGACCTGCCCAACATATCCGGCCCGCCAGAGCCCAAGTACCGTTCATAG
- a CDS encoding tetratricopeptide repeat protein, whose amino-acid sequence MGGGELYCDTCGLAPVVSGLGSPLFERSRELGDGSISSPGTGITGGGRKDSGSSSAGSARSARSSASSRSSRSSTSRRSVSGRLSRSLTGSGSARSVSVRSSGSATSSSGRSRLGAGLVTVPGVPRPDPATAVMEHPEVPERKRFCSRSDCGAPVGRSRGERAGRTEGFCTKCGHPYSFVPKLHQGDIVHGQYEVVGCLAHGGLGWVYLAVDRAVSDRWVVLKGLLDTGDQDAMAAAISERRFLAEIEHSNIVRIYNFVEHLDQRTGSMDGYIVMEYVGGKSLKEIANERRGQEGKRDPLPVEQACAYGIEALEALGHLHSRNLLYCDFKVDNAIQTEDQLKLIDMGAVRRMDDDESAIYGTVGYQAPEVAEVGPSVASDLYTVARTLAVLTFDFQGYTNVFADSLPDPDNIEVFRTYESFYRLLVRATDPDPARRFASAQEMAEQLTGVLREVVSLQTGRPRPALSTLFGTELRVTDTSLFAELTGDVSVLGARVVPESRWARRRAAANGSPAPGSGTRPGAGSALVYTGAGAVPVAVAGPTVTAAPHPAPGTGAAVPGTPGAPTPTAVVPAPRVGGSPAAYGRGADGDGYLRSLDAPATALALPVPHVDPGDPNAGFLAGLMAAAPAELIAALRTAPANSVEKRLRELRARLDLGELVSAARGLESLEADHPDDWRVVWYRGVASLVSGDHENAALSFDAVYDAFPGEPTPKLALGVCAEVLGQLDNAAEYYRLVWTTDPSYVSAAFGLARVQLAAGDRTAAVTTLESVPEASIHYTAARVAAVRARLRRRTPGDALLGDLRAASGQVDALQQLGLDAVRRERLATEVLGTALDWVLSGSQGGPGEGERSRGGPSGEAILLGSELDERGLRFGLERSYRVLARLAGSGEERIELVERANRFRPRTWV is encoded by the coding sequence ATGGGCGGCGGTGAGCTGTACTGCGACACCTGCGGCCTGGCGCCGGTCGTGTCGGGATTGGGGTCTCCCCTGTTCGAGCGCAGCCGAGAACTTGGGGACGGCAGCATCTCCTCGCCCGGGACCGGGATCACCGGAGGCGGCCGCAAGGACAGCGGCTCGTCGTCGGCCGGGTCCGCCCGCTCGGCGCGGTCCTCGGCGTCGTCCCGCTCCTCCCGCTCCTCGACGTCCCGACGCTCCGTGTCGGGGCGCCTCTCGCGCTCCCTGACGGGGTCGGGCAGCGCGCGGTCGGTGTCGGTGCGCAGCTCGGGCTCCGCGACCAGCAGCTCCGGGCGCAGCAGACTCGGGGCCGGGCTCGTCACCGTGCCGGGAGTGCCGCGTCCCGACCCGGCCACGGCCGTGATGGAGCACCCGGAGGTCCCCGAGCGGAAGCGTTTCTGCTCGCGCTCGGACTGCGGGGCGCCGGTGGGCCGCTCGCGCGGGGAGCGGGCCGGGCGCACCGAGGGGTTCTGCACCAAGTGCGGCCACCCGTACTCGTTCGTGCCCAAGCTGCACCAGGGCGACATCGTGCACGGCCAGTACGAGGTGGTGGGCTGTCTGGCGCACGGCGGCCTCGGCTGGGTCTACCTCGCCGTGGACCGCGCGGTCTCGGACCGCTGGGTCGTCCTCAAGGGCCTGCTCGACACCGGCGACCAGGACGCGATGGCGGCGGCGATCTCCGAGCGCCGCTTCCTGGCCGAGATCGAGCACTCCAACATCGTGCGCATCTACAACTTCGTGGAGCACCTCGACCAGCGCACCGGCTCCATGGACGGCTACATCGTCATGGAGTACGTGGGCGGCAAGTCGCTCAAGGAGATCGCCAACGAGCGGCGCGGCCAGGAGGGCAAGCGCGACCCGCTCCCGGTCGAGCAGGCCTGCGCGTACGGCATCGAGGCCCTGGAGGCCCTCGGCCATCTGCACAGCCGCAACCTGCTCTACTGCGACTTCAAGGTCGACAACGCGATCCAGACCGAGGACCAGCTGAAGCTGATCGACATGGGCGCGGTGCGCCGGATGGACGACGACGAGTCGGCCATCTACGGCACGGTGGGCTACCAGGCGCCGGAGGTCGCCGAGGTGGGCCCCTCGGTCGCCTCCGACCTGTACACGGTCGCGCGCACGCTGGCCGTGCTCACCTTCGACTTCCAGGGCTATACGAACGTCTTCGCGGACAGCCTGCCGGACCCCGACAACATCGAGGTCTTCCGGACGTACGAGTCGTTCTACCGACTCCTGGTGCGGGCCACCGACCCCGACCCGGCGCGCCGGTTCGCCTCCGCGCAGGAGATGGCCGAGCAGCTGACCGGGGTGCTGCGGGAGGTCGTGTCGCTCCAGACCGGCCGCCCGCGCCCGGCTCTGTCGACCCTGTTCGGGACCGAACTGCGGGTCACGGACACGTCGTTGTTCGCCGAGCTCACCGGGGACGTGTCGGTGCTCGGCGCGCGGGTGGTGCCCGAGAGCCGGTGGGCGCGCAGGCGCGCGGCGGCCAACGGCTCCCCGGCGCCGGGATCGGGCACGCGCCCGGGCGCCGGCTCCGCGCTGGTGTACACGGGCGCGGGCGCCGTGCCCGTCGCCGTGGCCGGGCCGACCGTCACCGCGGCGCCGCACCCCGCCCCCGGCACCGGCGCCGCGGTCCCGGGGACCCCCGGCGCCCCCACGCCGACCGCCGTCGTCCCCGCGCCCCGCGTCGGCGGCTCCCCGGCCGCGTACGGCCGGGGAGCGGACGGCGACGGCTATCTGCGGTCCCTCGACGCGCCCGCCACCGCGCTGGCGCTGCCGGTGCCGCACGTGGACCCGGGCGACCCCAACGCGGGCTTCCTGGCGGGCCTGATGGCCGCCGCGCCCGCCGAGCTCATCGCCGCGCTGCGCACCGCGCCCGCCAACTCCGTGGAGAAGCGGCTGCGCGAACTGCGGGCCCGGCTCGACCTGGGCGAACTGGTCTCGGCGGCCCGGGGCCTCGAATCCCTGGAGGCCGACCATCCCGACGACTGGCGGGTCGTCTGGTACCGGGGAGTGGCCTCGCTCGTCTCCGGCGACCACGAGAACGCCGCGCTGTCCTTCGACGCCGTCTACGACGCGTTCCCGGGCGAGCCGACGCCCAAGCTGGCGCTCGGGGTGTGCGCGGAGGTCCTGGGGCAGCTGGACAACGCCGCCGAGTACTACCGGCTGGTGTGGACGACCGACCCGAGCTACGTGAGCGCCGCGTTCGGCCTGGCCCGGGTGCAGCTGGCCGCGGGCGACCGCACGGCGGCCGTGACGACCCTGGAGTCGGTGCCGGAGGCCTCGATCCACTACACGGCGGCCCGGGTCGCCGCCGTGCGGGCCAGGCTGCGGCGGCGCACCCCGGGCGACGCGCTCCTGGGCGACCTGCGGGCCGCCTCGGGCCAGGTGGACGCGCTGCAGCAGCTCGGCCTGGACGCGGTGCGCCGGGAGCGGCTGGCCACCGAGGTCCTCGGCACCGCGCTCGACTGGGTACTCTCCGGAAGCCAGGGCGGGCCCGGTGAGGGCGAGCGGAGCCGGGGCGGCCCGTCCGGCGAGGCCATACTGCTGGGCAGCGAGCTGGACGAGCGGGGCCTGCGGTTCGGCCTGGAGCGTTCGTACCGGGTACTCGCCCGGCTCGCCGGCAGCGGCGAGGAGCGGATCGAACTGGTGGAGCGGGCAAACCGTTTCCGCCCCCGGACGTGGGTGTGA
- a CDS encoding PP2C family serine/threonine-protein phosphatase, producing MAQMHQPAAGSTCPGCAEPLDSGDLYCGACGYDLSAVPVAPVDTPTVVMGSPVAGEAWPAARADGSGAPVHLPTDLPGTDSGGSPLPSHARSDGPGGEADEYPLPAPDPRAADLGEQATHVRAPVKVCVACRAGRVDEDGYCENCGHAQPRERDHMERELGPVAAVSDRGLRHHRNEDAFAVSTTALPDGSPAVVAIVCDGVSSATRPDEASAAAAARANESLLQALPQGTHPQQAMHEAIVSAAEAVNSLADEPGPAVEHDPHRHQNAPACTLVGAIAAGGLLVVGWVGDSRAYWVPDDRTTPPARLTEDDSWAAQMVAAGLMSEADAYADERAHAITGWLGADAYELDPHTASFKPDRSGVVVVCTDGLWNYAEGAEEMAGAVPSDAAERPLHSAQVLVGHALDGGGHDNVTVAVVPFAVPQPGAGSAYN from the coding sequence ATGGCGCAGATGCACCAGCCGGCAGCCGGGTCGACGTGCCCCGGCTGCGCGGAGCCGCTGGACTCGGGCGACCTGTACTGCGGGGCCTGCGGGTACGACCTGTCGGCCGTGCCCGTGGCCCCGGTGGACACCCCGACGGTGGTCATGGGCAGTCCCGTGGCGGGCGAGGCGTGGCCCGCCGCCCGTGCCGACGGCTCCGGCGCGCCGGTGCACCTGCCCACCGATCTGCCCGGCACCGACTCGGGCGGCTCCCCGCTGCCCTCGCACGCACGGTCCGACGGGCCCGGGGGCGAGGCCGATGAGTACCCCCTGCCCGCGCCCGACCCGCGCGCGGCCGACCTCGGGGAGCAGGCCACCCATGTCCGCGCGCCCGTGAAGGTCTGTGTGGCCTGCCGGGCCGGGCGGGTCGACGAGGACGGGTACTGCGAGAACTGTGGGCACGCCCAGCCGCGCGAGCGCGACCACATGGAGCGGGAGCTCGGCCCGGTGGCGGCGGTCAGCGACCGGGGCCTGCGCCACCACCGCAACGAGGACGCGTTCGCCGTCTCCACCACCGCACTGCCCGACGGCTCGCCCGCCGTCGTGGCGATCGTCTGCGACGGCGTCTCCTCCGCGACCCGCCCCGACGAGGCGTCGGCGGCGGCCGCGGCCCGCGCCAACGAGTCGCTGCTCCAGGCGCTGCCCCAGGGCACGCACCCGCAGCAGGCGATGCACGAGGCGATCGTGTCCGCCGCAGAGGCGGTCAACTCCCTTGCCGACGAGCCCGGCCCGGCCGTGGAGCACGACCCGCACCGCCACCAGAACGCGCCGGCCTGCACGCTGGTCGGCGCGATCGCGGCGGGCGGGCTGCTCGTGGTCGGCTGGGTCGGCGACAGCCGGGCGTACTGGGTGCCCGACGACCGTACGACCCCGCCCGCCCGGCTCACCGAGGACGACTCGTGGGCCGCGCAGATGGTGGCGGCGGGCCTGATGAGCGAGGCAGACGCGTACGCGGACGAGCGGGCGCACGCGATCACGGGGTGGCTGGGCGCCGACGCGTACGAACTCGACCCGCACACCGCCTCGTTCAAGCCGGACCGCTCCGGTGTGGTCGTGGTCTGCACGGACGGGCTGTGGAACTACGCGGAGGGCGCCGAGGAGATGGCCGGGGCCGTGCCCTCGGACGCCGCCGAGCGGCCGCTGCACAGCGCCCAGGTGCTGGTCGGCCACGCCCTGGACGGCGGGGGCCACGACAACGTAACAGTGGCCGTCGTGCCGTTCGCGGTCCCTCAGCCTGGGGCAGGATCCGCCTACAACTAG
- a CDS encoding VWA domain-containing protein — protein sequence MANFSKPNAPRFSVEVYQNEYLPEGGREVNAIVTVTSTGGGTVGGAALAGAALSPSSIPGQAPSAAVVIMVDCSGSMDYPPTKMRNARDATAAAIDTLRDGVTFAVVAGTHQAKEVYPGNGRLATADAQTRAQAKEALRKLSAGGGTAIGTWLRLTDRLLSSADVPIRHGILLTDGRNEHESPADLKAALDACAGRFTCDARGVGTDWEVKEVTAIASALLGTADIVADPSGLAADFTRMMENAMGKEVADVALRLWTPVGVEIRFVKQVAPTVEELTGRRTEAGPRAGDYPTGSWGDESRDYHVCVQVPEAGIGQEMLAARVSLILPDPAGGTPQTLSQGLVRAVWTEDMAASTSINPQVAHYTGQAELAQVIQQGLDARKSGDIDGATAKLGRAVQLAAASGNADTAKLLAKVVDVVDEATGTVRLKAKVAEADEMTLETRSTKTVRVKK from the coding sequence ATGGCCAACTTCTCCAAGCCGAACGCGCCGCGGTTCTCCGTCGAGGTCTACCAGAACGAGTACCTCCCGGAGGGCGGCCGCGAGGTCAACGCGATCGTCACGGTGACGTCGACCGGCGGTGGCACGGTCGGCGGGGCCGCACTGGCCGGAGCCGCGCTGTCGCCCTCGTCCATACCGGGGCAGGCGCCGAGCGCCGCCGTGGTGATCATGGTCGACTGCTCGGGGTCGATGGACTACCCGCCGACGAAGATGCGCAACGCGCGCGACGCCACGGCGGCCGCGATCGACACCCTGCGCGACGGCGTGACGTTCGCGGTCGTCGCGGGCACCCACCAGGCCAAGGAGGTCTACCCGGGCAACGGGCGCCTGGCCACCGCCGACGCGCAGACCCGTGCCCAGGCCAAGGAGGCGCTGCGCAAGCTGAGCGCGGGCGGCGGCACCGCCATCGGCACCTGGCTGCGGCTCACCGACCGGCTGCTGAGCTCGGCCGACGTACCGATCCGGCACGGCATCCTGCTCACCGACGGCCGCAACGAGCACGAGTCGCCGGCCGACCTGAAGGCGGCGCTCGACGCCTGCGCGGGCCGGTTCACCTGCGACGCGCGCGGGGTCGGCACCGACTGGGAGGTCAAGGAGGTCACCGCGATCGCCTCCGCGCTGCTCGGCACCGCCGACATCGTGGCCGACCCCTCGGGCCTGGCCGCGGACTTCACGCGGATGATGGAGAACGCGATGGGCAAGGAGGTCGCGGACGTCGCGCTGCGGCTGTGGACCCCGGTCGGCGTGGAGATCAGGTTCGTGAAGCAGGTCGCGCCCACCGTCGAGGAGCTGACGGGCCGTCGGACCGAGGCGGGACCGCGCGCCGGGGACTACCCGACGGGCTCCTGGGGCGACGAGTCGCGCGACTACCACGTGTGCGTCCAGGTCCCCGAGGCCGGGATCGGCCAGGAGATGCTCGCCGCCCGGGTCTCGCTGATCCTGCCCGACCCGGCGGGCGGGACCCCGCAGACGCTGTCGCAGGGGCTGGTCCGCGCGGTGTGGACCGAGGACATGGCCGCCTCCACCTCGATCAACCCCCAGGTCGCCCACTACACGGGTCAGGCCGAACTGGCCCAAGTCATCCAACAGGGTCTCGATGCCCGCAAGTCGGGCGATATCGATGGCGCCACCGCCAAGCTCGGCCGCGCCGTCCAGCTCGCCGCGGCCTCCGGGAACGCGGATACGGCGAAGCTGCTCGCGAAGGTGGTGGACGTCGTCGACGAGGCGACGGGTACTGTGCGACTGAAGGCGAAGGTCGCGGAGGCGGACGAGATGACTCTCGAAACCCGCTCGACCAAGACCGTACGCGTGAAGAAGTGA
- a CDS encoding FHA domain-containing protein yields the protein MPTCPNGHQSGSDDWCEVCGHRMGAVPPPPPPPPAFPGPPPQGGYGYPAPEAPAAPAELCPQCRTPREGNTPFCEECRWNYLTQTATSYTPLAPNPAPGRGEGLNLPPGFQSPPPPQQQRDPYEYQSSRPSQVNRPAEPLTGDPAQQGPPPFHQGPPPPPNGDPSLRQGPPPHFQQGPPPPPVFQQAGPPAPPTFPQVQPPARAENDDWMIQPPSHPQPPQHTQAPHAPQQPQPPQQQFQAPPPQPLGWLVTIGPDRDYFMAMMQRSGPEASGLNLPAYSPEQQRPLTGNQLTIGRRRHSTGEAPDIDLAVPPEDPGVSHQHAVLVQQPDGSWAVVDQNSTNGTTINGAEDPIQPYVPVPLQEGDRVHVGAWTTITVRRG from the coding sequence ATGCCGACCTGCCCGAACGGACACCAGTCGGGTTCCGACGACTGGTGCGAGGTCTGCGGCCATCGCATGGGCGCCGTGCCGCCGCCTCCCCCGCCCCCGCCCGCCTTCCCGGGGCCGCCCCCGCAGGGCGGCTACGGCTACCCCGCCCCCGAGGCCCCCGCCGCCCCGGCGGAGCTCTGCCCCCAGTGCCGCACGCCCCGGGAGGGCAACACGCCCTTCTGCGAGGAGTGCCGCTGGAACTACCTCACCCAGACGGCGACCTCGTACACGCCGCTGGCGCCCAACCCGGCCCCCGGGCGTGGCGAGGGCCTCAATCTGCCGCCCGGGTTCCAGTCGCCGCCGCCCCCGCAGCAGCAGCGCGACCCGTACGAGTACCAGAGCTCGCGGCCCTCGCAGGTCAACCGGCCCGCCGAGCCGCTCACCGGCGACCCCGCGCAGCAGGGCCCGCCGCCGTTCCACCAGGGGCCGCCGCCCCCGCCGAACGGTGACCCGTCCCTGCGCCAGGGCCCGCCGCCGCACTTCCAGCAGGGGCCGCCGCCCCCGCCGGTCTTCCAGCAGGCGGGGCCGCCCGCGCCTCCGACGTTCCCGCAGGTGCAGCCGCCGGCCCGGGCAGAGAACGACGACTGGATGATCCAGCCGCCCTCCCACCCGCAGCCGCCGCAGCACACCCAGGCGCCCCATGCCCCGCAGCAGCCGCAGCCGCCCCAGCAGCAGTTCCAGGCCCCGCCGCCGCAGCCGCTCGGCTGGCTGGTGACCATCGGGCCGGACCGCGACTACTTCATGGCGATGATGCAGCGCAGCGGGCCGGAGGCGTCCGGGCTCAACCTGCCCGCGTACTCGCCCGAGCAGCAGCGCCCGCTCACCGGCAACCAGCTCACCATCGGCCGCCGCCGCCACTCCACCGGCGAGGCGCCCGACATCGACCTGGCGGTGCCGCCGGAGGACCCGGGCGTCTCGCACCAGCACGCGGTCCTGGTCCAGCAGCCCGACGGCAGCTGGGCGGTGGTCGACCAGAACTCCACCAACGGCACCACAATCAACGGCGCCGAGGACCCGATCCAGCCGTACGTGCCGGTCCCGCTCCAGGAGGGCGACCGGGTCCACGTGGGCGCCTGGACGACGATCACGGTCCGCCGCGGCTAG